One genomic region from Paramicrobacterium agarici encodes:
- a CDS encoding response regulator transcription factor: MPDTEASPRSIRLLIADDEHMIRTALVALLSLEPDLEVVASADNGLAAIDLAAETTPDVCLLDLEMPQADGLEAAERIIRAVPTRVVLVTRHARPGVLRRALSARISGFVPKSTPAEQIADVIRDVAAGKRYIDSEIAAAALAAERCPLTDRELDAVRLARSTLSVQQIAERLNLAQGTVRNYLSSAMTKLGVDSRHEAAEHAWQQGWI, translated from the coding sequence GTGCCTGACACCGAGGCGTCGCCGCGCAGCATCCGTCTGCTGATCGCCGACGACGAGCACATGATCCGCACGGCACTCGTCGCGCTGCTCTCGCTCGAACCCGACCTCGAGGTGGTCGCGAGCGCCGACAACGGACTCGCCGCCATCGACCTCGCCGCCGAGACGACCCCCGACGTCTGCCTTCTCGATCTGGAGATGCCGCAGGCCGACGGACTCGAGGCGGCTGAGCGCATCATTCGCGCCGTGCCCACGCGTGTGGTTCTCGTGACGCGGCACGCGCGACCTGGCGTTCTGCGGCGAGCGCTCTCTGCGCGCATCTCGGGGTTCGTGCCGAAGTCGACGCCCGCCGAGCAGATCGCCGACGTCATTCGCGACGTCGCGGCGGGCAAGCGCTACATCGACTCCGAGATCGCCGCTGCCGCTCTCGCCGCCGAACGCTGCCCGCTCACCGATCGAGAGCTCGACGCCGTGCGACTGGCCCGCTCCACTCTGAGCGTGCAGCAGATCGCCGAACGGCTCAACCTCGCGCAGGGCACCGTGCGCAACTACCTCTCGTCGGCCATGACGAAGCTCGGCGTCGACTCCCGCCACGAGGCGGCGGAGCACGCGTGGCAGCAGGGCTGGATCTAG
- a CDS encoding YibE/F family protein, translated as MGHSHGTALHDTPRPRLARILTIVVLAIAAAVAVGMFALWPQGEVEQQAGPYEGEGVSIVNASVSVVTEFDCQQNMGEPSSMSGIEGPCAKVISRLDDGTRATFEVDPSTYASTEMTAGDKVRLVRLEASETEPVNYAFYEYQRTTQMIVIGVVLVVIVALVGKWRGIRALVGVAIAIGVLAVYVFPAMLTGRPPNLVAIVGATAIMLVVLYLAHGVSIRTTAALFGALFGIVFTALAGVVTTDWAHLTGTGSEEGWMLFSSAPDVNMSAVVSATIVIAGLGVLNDITITQVSAVWEMRELSPHASRRQIFTAAMRIGRDHVASSIYTLVFAYAGSAMMMLLLVYTYPQNLLDLLTTERVAQEIVRTLVGTAGLILAMPVTTLFAIALAPREQQVARHALV; from the coding sequence ATGGGTCACTCTCACGGCACTGCCCTTCACGACACTCCCCGCCCGCGCCTCGCGCGCATTCTCACCATCGTGGTGCTCGCGATCGCCGCCGCCGTCGCTGTGGGCATGTTCGCGCTGTGGCCGCAGGGCGAGGTCGAGCAACAGGCCGGGCCGTACGAGGGCGAAGGCGTGAGCATCGTCAACGCGTCGGTCTCTGTCGTCACCGAGTTCGACTGCCAGCAGAACATGGGCGAGCCGTCGTCGATGTCGGGAATCGAGGGGCCGTGCGCAAAGGTGATCTCGCGGCTCGACGACGGCACACGCGCAACGTTCGAGGTCGACCCGTCGACGTACGCGAGCACCGAGATGACCGCGGGCGACAAAGTGCGACTCGTGCGTCTCGAAGCGTCGGAGACCGAGCCCGTCAACTACGCCTTCTACGAGTACCAGCGCACGACCCAGATGATCGTAATCGGCGTTGTGCTCGTGGTGATCGTCGCGCTCGTCGGAAAGTGGCGCGGCATTCGCGCGCTCGTCGGCGTCGCGATCGCGATCGGCGTTCTCGCGGTCTACGTGTTTCCGGCCATGCTCACGGGCCGGCCGCCCAACCTCGTCGCCATCGTCGGTGCCACCGCGATCATGCTCGTCGTGCTATATCTCGCGCACGGCGTCTCGATTCGCACAACCGCCGCGTTGTTCGGCGCCCTGTTCGGCATCGTCTTCACGGCGCTCGCGGGGGTGGTCACGACCGACTGGGCGCACCTGACGGGAACGGGAAGCGAAGAGGGGTGGATGCTGTTTTCAAGCGCGCCCGACGTGAACATGTCCGCCGTCGTCTCGGCGACCATCGTGATCGCGGGGCTCGGCGTGCTCAACGACATCACCATCACCCAAGTGTCTGCCGTGTGGGAGATGCGCGAGCTCAGCCCTCACGCATCTCGGCGGCAGATCTTCACCGCAGCCATGCGCATCGGCCGCGACCACGTGGCGTCGAGCATCTACACGCTCGTGTTCGCGTACGCCGGCTCGGCGATGATGATGCTTCTGCTCGTCTACACCTACCCGCAGAATCTTCTCGATCTGCTGACGACCGAGCGCGTCGCACAAGAGATCGTGCGCACGCTCGTGGGCACGGCGGGTCTCATTCTCGCGATGCCCGTCACGACGCTCTTCGCGATTGCGCTCGCGCCGCGCGAGCAGCAGGTGGCGCGGCACGCTCTCGTGTGA
- a CDS encoding 5-(carboxyamino)imidazole ribonucleotide synthase, translating into MNWESRQHHARQERHMPVVGVIGAGQLARMMIPPAINLGLDIRVLAEQENMAASLAATQVGDYRDVDTVLEFAKTVDVITFDHEHVPQPVLRALVDAGHAVHPGPDALRYAQDKIDMREKLSELGLPVPDWARVETEDDLQKFIAEHGGRAVVKTPRGGYDGKGVRVVSEAHEVTDWFTALNEDGRGGALLVEELVEFRRELAQLTARRPSGPIAVWPVVETVQKNGVCAEVFAPAPQSAGRVAEVAAQIAVDIAEGLGVTGVFAVELFETTDDRLLVNELAMRPHNSGHWTQDGSTTSQFEQHLRAVLDLPLGATGLRDEVAVMINILGGPAEGTVADRYPAALEKHPTVKVHNYAKQPRPGRKIGHINATGETLDDVVFEAREAASHFE; encoded by the coding sequence ATCAACTGGGAATCGAGACAACATCACGCACGACAGGAGCGACACATGCCCGTAGTTGGTGTTATCGGCGCAGGTCAGCTGGCCCGCATGATGATTCCGCCCGCCATCAACCTGGGACTCGACATTCGCGTGCTGGCCGAGCAAGAGAACATGGCGGCGTCGCTCGCTGCGACGCAGGTGGGCGACTATCGCGACGTCGACACCGTGCTCGAGTTCGCGAAGACCGTCGACGTCATCACGTTCGACCACGAGCACGTTCCGCAGCCGGTGCTGCGCGCCCTCGTCGATGCTGGGCACGCCGTTCATCCCGGCCCCGACGCCCTGCGGTACGCGCAAGACAAGATCGACATGCGCGAGAAGCTCAGCGAGCTGGGGCTGCCCGTTCCCGATTGGGCGCGCGTCGAGACCGAAGACGACCTGCAAAAGTTCATCGCCGAGCACGGCGGCCGCGCGGTCGTGAAGACCCCGCGCGGCGGCTACGACGGCAAGGGCGTTCGCGTGGTCTCTGAGGCGCACGAGGTCACCGACTGGTTCACGGCGCTCAACGAAGATGGTCGCGGGGGAGCGCTGCTCGTCGAAGAACTCGTGGAGTTTCGCCGCGAGCTCGCGCAGCTCACCGCGCGTCGCCCCTCAGGACCGATCGCTGTGTGGCCCGTCGTCGAGACCGTGCAGAAGAACGGCGTGTGCGCCGAGGTCTTCGCGCCGGCACCGCAGTCGGCGGGGCGCGTTGCCGAGGTCGCCGCGCAGATCGCCGTCGACATCGCCGAGGGACTGGGCGTCACGGGCGTCTTCGCGGTCGAGCTGTTCGAGACGACAGACGACCGCCTGCTCGTCAACGAGCTCGCCATGCGCCCGCACAACTCCGGCCACTGGACGCAAGACGGATCGACCACCAGCCAGTTCGAGCAGCACCTGCGCGCGGTTCTCGATCTGCCGCTCGGCGCGACCGGGCTGCGCGACGAGGTTGCCGTCATGATCAACATTCTCGGCGGTCCCGCCGAGGGCACGGTCGCCGACCGATACCCGGCGGCGCTCGAGAAGCACCCGACCGTCAAGGTGCACAACTACGCCAAGCAGCCGCGTCCGGGGCGCAAGATCGGCCACATCAACGCGACGGGCGAGACCCTCGACGATGTCGTTTTCGAGGCGCGCGAGGCCGCTTCTCACTTTGAGTAA
- a CDS encoding GtrA family protein, protein MTNHGARLRELAGQLVRFGLVGAAGFAVDIVVFNALRLTLLAPENIETGPLIAKTVSTVLAIATNWVGNRFWTFADSRQANTVREASEFFIVSIAGMGFGIGSLWVSHYVLGFTSVLADNISSNVIGLALGAVFRFALYRWWVFSPKRAVAQHPVSDLARGAAGRAGDGSPVAQSAVRQGAASQSTDVSSRSTEPAA, encoded by the coding sequence ATGACCAACCACGGCGCTCGGCTCCGCGAGCTCGCGGGGCAGCTGGTTCGCTTCGGACTCGTGGGCGCCGCGGGTTTCGCTGTCGACATCGTCGTCTTCAATGCGCTGCGCCTGACGCTTCTGGCGCCCGAGAACATCGAGACGGGCCCGCTCATCGCCAAGACGGTCTCCACAGTGCTCGCGATCGCCACCAATTGGGTGGGCAACCGGTTCTGGACGTTCGCCGACAGCCGCCAGGCGAACACCGTGCGCGAGGCGAGCGAGTTCTTCATCGTGAGCATTGCCGGCATGGGCTTCGGCATTGGCAGCCTGTGGGTGTCGCACTACGTTCTGGGATTCACGAGCGTTCTCGCCGACAACATCTCGTCAAACGTGATCGGCCTGGCGCTCGGCGCTGTGTTCCGGTTTGCGCTGTACCGCTGGTGGGTGTTCTCGCCGAAGCGCGCTGTGGCGCAGCATCCGGTCTCTGATCTTGCTCGCGGTGCTGCTGGACGTGCTGGGGACGGAAGCCCTGTTGCTCAGAGCGCTGTACGCCAGGGCGCTGCGTCTCAGAGCACCGACGTCTCGTCGCGCAGCACCGAGCCGGCAGCGTAG